From one Leptolyngbyaceae cyanobacterium genomic stretch:
- a CDS encoding DegT/DnrJ/EryC1/StrS family aminotransferase: MNNTLTKVPFVDLTIQHQPLQARIEQAIHHVLQQGDFVLGKAVAEFETAFATACGTQYAVGVACGTDALALGLQACGIGVGDEVILPTNTFIATLIGVLHAGATPVLVDCDPQTALIDLKAAEKAITPQTKAILPVHLYGQMVSPKQLLDLANAHNLLIFEDGAQAHLAEREGYKAGSIGKAAAFSFYPSKNLGAFGDGGMVVTSDPDVAKKMRSLRNYGAPQKYIHSEYGTNSRLDTLQAAILNVKLPHLHQWNTQRNQAAQQYDTLLQPLQSKGIFPIKNETGSGHIYHLYVIRITENSPLDRDTIQTKLGELGIQTGIHYPLPCHLQPAYQYLGYQAGDFPNAEILSKQILSLPMYPGLSQTQIERVVEAINDIC, encoded by the coding sequence ATGAATAATACCCTTACCAAAGTTCCTTTTGTAGACTTAACAATTCAACATCAACCCCTGCAAGCTCGAATCGAACAAGCCATTCATCACGTTCTCCAGCAAGGTGATTTCGTATTGGGAAAAGCCGTGGCAGAATTCGAGACAGCCTTTGCAACCGCTTGCGGTACTCAGTATGCCGTTGGTGTAGCTTGTGGAACAGATGCGCTAGCCTTGGGACTGCAAGCCTGCGGAATAGGCGTAGGCGATGAAGTAATCTTACCGACAAACACTTTTATCGCTACTCTCATAGGAGTCCTCCACGCTGGTGCTACCCCGGTTTTGGTTGATTGCGACCCCCAAACTGCTTTAATTGACCTCAAAGCGGCTGAAAAAGCGATTACTCCCCAAACTAAAGCGATTTTACCAGTCCATCTTTACGGTCAAATGGTTTCGCCAAAGCAACTGCTCGATCTCGCCAATGCCCACAATTTGTTAATCTTTGAAGATGGCGCTCAAGCACACTTAGCAGAGCGAGAAGGTTACAAAGCAGGATCGATCGGAAAAGCAGCAGCTTTTAGTTTTTATCCCAGCAAAAATTTGGGTGCTTTTGGCGATGGAGGTATGGTAGTAACTAGCGATCCAGATGTTGCGAAAAAAATGCGATCGCTACGTAATTACGGTGCTCCACAAAAATACATTCACAGCGAATACGGCACAAACAGTCGCCTAGACACCTTACAAGCCGCCATCCTCAACGTTAAACTACCCCATTTACACCAGTGGAATACTCAACGCAATCAAGCTGCTCAACAATATGACACCTTATTGCAACCACTGCAATCAAAAGGTATTTTCCCCATCAAAAATGAAACTGGTAGCGGACATATTTACCATTTATATGTAATCCGGATAACGGAAAATAGTCCCCTCGATCGCGATACAATTCAAACTAAACTAGGCGAACTCGGCATTCAAACAGGCATTCATTACCCCCTGCCTTGTCACCTTCAGCCAGCTTATCAGTATTTAGGCTACCAAGCTGGAGATTTTCCCAACGCAGAAATTCTCTCCAAACAAATCTTATCCTTGCCAATGTATCCTGGATTGAGCCAAACTCAAATTGAACGAGTAGTAGAAGCCATAAATGATATTTGTTAA
- the crtB gene encoding cyanoexosortase B yields the protein MQIQQRIPNTIERHLLGGAILAFLTILYAPLILHWYDGWLHKTIGIIHEYFSHGLIGLPFAAYIAWTNRKLWRRLPEESHPLGAILLIIGGIFYLSGLTDWVNLSFPIVLAGLCLWLKGIPGFQLQWFPLLLVLLASPTSVPYLIEPFALPLQSFIAAVAGFILSQFGIDVFVEDINLYVGGQIVEVAPHCAGLKMLFTSLYVGLMLLYWTGALQSRWRTTFFLISAALISVTANIIRNTLLTFFHGTGNNQAFEWLHEGWGGDFYSACMLGLLVLLINGMEKYFPSSLQEE from the coding sequence ATGCAAATCCAGCAACGAATTCCCAATACCATAGAGCGCCATTTATTAGGTGGCGCTATATTAGCTTTTTTAACAATTTTATACGCACCGCTCATCTTACATTGGTATGATGGTTGGCTACATAAAACTATTGGCATTATTCACGAATATTTCAGCCACGGACTGATCGGTTTACCATTCGCTGCCTACATCGCTTGGACAAATCGCAAACTCTGGCGACGCTTACCAGAAGAATCACATCCCTTAGGCGCTATCTTACTAATAATTGGTGGCATCTTTTATTTAAGTGGCTTAACTGACTGGGTGAATTTATCATTTCCGATCGTATTAGCTGGACTTTGCTTGTGGCTAAAAGGGATTCCCGGCTTTCAACTGCAATGGTTTCCCTTATTATTAGTTTTATTAGCATCTCCGACATCAGTTCCCTATCTGATCGAACCCTTCGCATTACCATTACAAAGCTTCATTGCCGCAGTTGCAGGCTTTATCTTGAGTCAGTTTGGCATAGACGTATTCGTAGAAGATATCAACTTATACGTAGGCGGACAAATTGTAGAAGTTGCACCTCATTGCGCTGGCTTGAAGATGCTATTTACCAGCCTTTACGTAGGATTGATGTTACTTTATTGGACAGGTGCATTACAATCTCGCTGGAGAACCACTTTCTTCTTAATATCTGCCGCTTTAATTAGCGTAACTGCCAATATTATCCGCAATACATTGCTTACCTTCTTTCACGGCACGGGGAATAACCAAGCCTTTGAATGGCTGCACGAAGGATGGGGAGGTGACT
- a CDS encoding type II toxin-antitoxin system PemK/MazF family toxin, producing the protein MLRGQIWLYRADPTVGDEIGKTRPCIIVSNDDIAALRLKVIVPITGWNEVFLKVLWMVRIEPTIENGLSKLSAVDTF; encoded by the coding sequence ATGCTTAGAGGTCAAATCTGGTTATATCGCGCAGATCCAACTGTTGGGGATGAAATTGGCAAAACTCGTCCTTGTATAATTGTTAGTAATGATGATATAGCCGCTTTACGCTTGAAGGTTATTGTACCAATTACGGGATGGAATGAGGTATTTTTAAAAGTACTCTGGATGGTACGCATTGAACCTACAATAGAGAATGGTTTAAGCAAGTTATCGGCAGTAGACACTTTTTAG